The genomic DNA tggggattttattttaagatttatttatttatttatttatttatttatttatttatttatttatttatttatgatagacatagaaagagagagagaggcagagacacaggaggagggagaagcaggctccatgccgggagcccaacgtgggactggatcccgggactacaggatcgtgccctgggccaaaggcaggcgctaaaccgctgagccacccagggatccccgcttctgggatgtttaaaaaaaaaaaaatgctgatgtcAAGTTAATCAGAACTGGGGGAGGAGGTGTGTATCagcagggtttgtttgtttgtttaagttcTCAGTTATtgggggctcagcggcttagcacctgccttcggcccaggtcacgatcctggagacctgggatagagtcccacattcggctccctgaatggagcctgcttctccctctgcttgtgtctctgcctctgtttctcatgaataaataaataaaatcttaaaaaaaagaaaaaaaaagtcctcattcTACTATGTAGCCAGTAATGACAATTACCAATAACTCAGATTACAACAATCCTGAAAGTTATCACAAGACACTGAGATCAGTTCTCCCTTGCACATCTTCTTTCCCATAGGTCTAGAGTGGAGGGCAAGGATGAATCCCACGTATTTCaattgatctttctttctttttttttttttttagattttattatttacttattcatgagagacacagagagcgaggcagagacacaggcagagggagaagcaggctccgtgcagggagcccggcatgggactcgaccccaaccccgggtctccaggatcacgccctgggccgaacgcggcgctataccgctgagccccctgggatGCTCCCAACTGACTTCTTAATCAATGAATCTTGAAGCATGTAAGCACACTAGAATTTGGAACCTGAAGCACAGGGCAATCCCCATATCCCAATGCCCAGCCACGCTGCTGCTGGGACGCGTCCCAAACGTGTGGACAGTCCGTACTCACGAGCGAGGAGGGGCCCGACTAACCAACACCACACGTCTGGTGATAGGAGGAGGGCAATAATGAAAACCAGAGCTAAAAAGGCAGTCACCCCTGGATCTGTCGGAGGGGAGGAGAACggacgggggaggggaggggagggctagTGACGCCAGGAGGGGCGCAGAGGCCCAGCGAAGACGGCGGAGCGCGGCCGCCAGACCTCAGGGACGAACCCAGGGGAGGCCGCAGGTGGGGAACACAGCACGCAAGGCCCCTCACCTTCACCACGGCCGTCCCGCGGCCGCCCTGCCGGCCAGCGTCCAGTCCCGCTCCAGGCTTGTTTACAATCAGGGTAGCCATCCTACGCGGAGCGGCGCCGCAGGAGCAGCCGTCACGGCCTCCAAcggaggggcggggcccagcCGCCTACCCAGAGGCCTCCGCGCTCGCCGCCGGCGCACAGGCGCAGTAGGAAGCGCGGAGCGCCGCGGGGCTGACCTTTGCCCCCCTCCTTCCGCCAGTCCCTACCTCTTCGGCGGCGCCGCCTCGTGTATTTGAACGCTTTGCTGTTTGTATTCTTATTCAAGATGCGGTCTGCATCTGCAACTGGCGGAAGGAATACgaataaaggaaatttaaaaaaaagaagggataaaGCAAGAAGCCAAGTTTCGAGGGGAAGCCCCCGCTTCGATCACCACCTCCGCCTAATGGCAGGCGAGACGCGGGATGGGGAGTGGACTACATCTCCCTGCATGCAATGCGGCTCTGCTTATAAACTACAAATCCCAGCATGCAAAAtcctccgcgcccccccccccccccttcactGTGCGATGCAAGTCTTTGGGACGCTGCGCGCTGTCACCGAGAAGTGGTTTCTTGAAATTGTGATGCGTGACTGCCGCTGGGAAATAGACAGGGATGTAATGGACAGGTGTCTAAGGAGCGAGGGATGGCTTCGGTGAAAGGAAGCCGCTGAGTCCGTCCGTGAAGGACGTGATAAAGAAGAGACTTGAAGGCGGCAGCAGCGCGGAGAACCCCGTGGGGAGCGAGGTGGAGCTTCGCGAACGTCGGCTCTTCCGTTCGCTTCCGGGCTGCGCTGAACCTGTGCGGCTGCCGTAGGCCGGGGGTCGGTAGCGCCGGTCAGGATGGAAGTGAATCCCCCCAAACAGGAGCACCTGCTGGCCCTGAAAGGTAGACTTTTACGCACCTGACTCCCTCTAGTCTGTTTTGTCCTCTTCTCTCGCTGGTTCTCGAAGTCGTTGCCACAAAGACCCGGTCCCGGGGACTCAGGCCTCGTCTTTTCCTTCGACgttgccctgccctgccctgccctggggcgACGAGCGGAAGGAGGGGGTTCTTCTCCTTGGGGCTCTCAGGTCTGACGGCCTCTCCCTAGAGAGGAACGGATAACCTGGTAAATCACCGGAGGTGGTACTGCTGCACCTGCCAGGCTGCAGGGGGTGTCGTGGGGATGGGACAGTTCATGTCAACCTCCGTTTTCTGTGCATGGCAAGAAAACTTGTAGTGAATTTGATGATTTAGGGGAAAACCCACAGGGCGGCGTTTTTCTGGAATTCTTACTGTTTTCTGAAAACCTTTTGTTTAAGATAGCttcagctttattttctcttctgcttccacaaacgtgttttttctttttctttcttttcctttctttccttccttcctccctcccttccttcctccctccctccctctctccctcccttcctctactGTGTGGTCACCAATAAGTTCTTGGACTGAGCTGGGAAAAGGCTCAATAGATTACTTGAATTCAGTTAAGTTGCACTGACCTTCAGTGATGTGAGCATCAGACGTTCCAGAAGCTCACCAGTGCCATCCCTAACAAAATCAGATACTCCTAGCTGAGGATAATAGGTTTATCTCTGGCTGTAGGATTAGAAAGCGATATTAAAGttccttttaagtatttatttattcatgagacagagagaggcagagacacaggcagagggagaagcaggctccatgcagggagcctgatgcgggactcgatcccgggtccctaggatcacaccctgaaccaaaggcagatgctcaacctctgagccacccagggatcccagaaaacaACTGTATTAAATAATATAGCAATAGGATCTGGAAGCTCAGCCTGAGAAAATGAGCTAGACTGAAATGGGTTCTTATatagaagaagggaaagaaactgtctttttttcttcttcttcttaatctCATGTGAAGTATGTGGAATAGATTTTACTTAATATCTATCAGAAATTTAAGAGACTTTCAGGATCACAGAGCTAGAAAGCGATTGGAGGCAATATTTTAGCCCAAGGCCTTTACCTTTCCAAGACTCCATGTTGCCTCCTAATGGAGGAGGCTGCATTTTCAGAGAACATTTTCCCATTAACTACTATGACGGGGAATCTGAAACAGTTCTCTTAGCTGCTGGGTATCAATTTACGCAAACTGAAAGCTATTAAACGCCAAGTTACATTGCAGTGATGTGGAAGCTAAGTGCCATTgggtatttttagttttctattattctttatttcctgAAACAGAAGATCACCTGGGAAAGAGTATTTTAGCAGCCTAAGAGGACAAGTGCTGTGAAGTTCACTGAtagtttcagttttattaaagCTCCTCGGTATCATTGTTCCCCCTTGCTACTCAAGAATTTTCACAAGTTGTGGGGCACCTGCCttgctcagttggtggagcatgtgactctccatcttggggtagtgagtccaagcctcacattggatgtagaggttactttaaaaaataaaaaaaattactgaaaaaaataattgtcacagattttaattttactaattatTGGATGCCAAGTGTACCAATTTATATAGTCATTTAAGTttcttatatatgtaaaatactaaGAAGCTCTCCGAACCTTATCATCCTTggaatacaatgttgaataagttctttaaaaaaagaagaagaattctCAGTGCCATATTTTACAatgtaaggaaaaggaaaggaaaaaataaaagtattattaatgCTTTTAAGAATATGCTCTCTGTGTTTAGGTTCATATTAAAATTATGGATGGTAAGGATCACAGTCATTTATGAATTTAAGTTGTCACATCTGTTAGTGGACACTGACAATAGGTAAAAAGAATCATTATGCGATTAATTACTTCTGACTTTTCAGAATCAGTGGTCAATGAATACTGTGACATCATGACAGGAGTTCCCACCCATCATCATTCTAGCAATAGGCGAATCCCTTTGAAAGGTTCTCTAATGATTTGGGGGAGAAGAAATACaacctctcatttttttttttccaacagtaaTTAGGATTTGAAAGAGCCTGCATTATGGCTCCTGCAGCTTTGGACTCGGTTAGGAAACCTACCTATATGCTGAAATTTATTATCAATGACTTCATTTGGGGCAACTTGAAGACTTTGTTGttatgagagggaaaaaaagtgaggtctagggcagcccctgtggcgcagcggtttagcgccgcctgcagcctggggtgtgatcctggcggcccgggatcgagtcccacatcgggctccgtgcatggagcctgcttcaccctctgcctctctctctctctctctctctctctctctctgtgtctctatgaataaataactaaaaatctttaaaaaaaaaaaaaagtgaagtctagctgccgccctcctcctcctcctcccccccgccccccattcaGGAACCATAGTACCAAGGTCTTGATATTCTGAAAGTCCTCCATTTATACAAAGGAGACTGTCACAGACCCAGTTCCTAGCCTGGTTAAAATTCAGAGTTAaactatttttatgttattagtGTTTACAACtgcaaatgaaataaagtcaTTAAGTATTCTGTCTCtgtatttgatagaattcatataattttaaagtattaaatgatcatttttcttaAGGCATTAAAAATTACAATGATTTTCATTGTCCTCAATTCAGCTGTCTCAAATTTTTAAGTACCATAACATTTTTGTTATCTTCAGATGAATCTAGTATTCTAAGAATCACTAATTTACTCTGTTTTTTGCTATAGTCTTAAGATTATTATTACCTACTATGTTAATGATGGTAGTTCCAAGTCCTTTATATCTGTTATGTTAGACACATCGACTACTGGCAATGATCTTATAGGGCTGGCAGTGATCTTATAGGGCATCTAATCCAGATCCCTTATTTTGGTAAGATAAAGCATTTCCAGTTTTGTGGATTAAATTTGCATTTACCAACAGCACTTGGTAAAATGTCATATTGGGattggttttgtcttttctttttccctatttgTGTGTAGGCTGCCCCTACCGTATCTTACTCTTTGCAATACTTCCACTTTAGGTCCTGTTTCCCTCTGATTTGGAAAGAGAGTCTTGTAATTATAAATTACATTCTAGCGCTGAGGAGCACATCTAAGAAATGTTCTCTTCATTAAGAGTAACTGGATTACTGCAGGATGACTACAGAAGTAATATTACATTATCGACCATATGAGAATGATCCCACACAACTGCTAAAAATTGCAGAGAAAGCAATTCAAGACTTTCCTACACGTCCACTAACGAGATTTATTCCTTGGTTTCTGCATGATGGGTCCAAACTTCCACTCAAACCTAAAAGATCACCACCTGTGATTTCTGAAGAGGCAGCTGAAGATGTGAAACAGTACTTAACCATTTCAGAACACGATGCTAAATCACAGAGTTATGATTGCACAGTAGATCTTTTGGAATttcaacctaatttaaaaaaaaggaagcacttAATCCGGTCACATTCACTGAATGAACAGACTAATTGTGGAAATCTAGATAAACAATCAGAGAAGGGAAGACAGCACAAGAAGAGGTTTTGGAGTGTTTCACTTCCCAACAGTAAttgtactgaaaatatttttcctttgtctaaGAAATTGCAAGATAGTTTAAAGGCACTGAATTTGCATTCACTTTACAGAGCAAGATGGACTATAGAGCACGCTATTTGTAACAACCAAACTCTGGAAGACATTTGGGCAAAACTCAATCAAATTATCAGGCACAATGAACTTCCATCTTGTAATGCAACCTTTCAGAGACACTTAGACCAAATATGGGTGTTCTGTGATATTATGTACTGTGAATATGTGGGAAATCTTCTTAAAGGAAGGTTAGCTCTTACTgggaaaatgaatttattcatgCATAAATATGGTGTTATTTTTAGTATGTAATGAATTTCACTGTCAAAGAGAAGAATATTCTGAATAAACTGAATATGATCTGAAATAGTGAGATCAATAAATTtttatgggtttttaaatttttcatttgacCCTTCACTAATACATCCTATTCATTCTTAATATTGTAAAAAGTTGTGTGGTAATTTGTATACCAttgttttctagaaataaatgtttattagatGAGTTCTTAGACTTATCTATTAACTCGAGAACTTTCTGGGTTATACTTTTAGTAGTCTTCTAAATGAATCCTGATAAATTACTTGTACCGAGTTTACAGGGAAAATGTTCTATTCCTTTTGTCCTGTTACTTTTCCAGTGGTTGAATTAGATATTGCCGTGAATGATAGCAGATAGTTTGGATTTTGGTAAAGCCTCAAAATGTAACATtgtagtgttttttcttttttcctttaaagcataatgatttttttttttcaagaaataaaaccaattctATTGCAAATGTTACTCAAGTAGCATGAACATAGTCCAAATTGGGAAACTAGACCAGACTCCACTGATGCTTCCAAAAATCTGTAACTGACAGTTATTTGATGTGGAATTTTGaaacaaaagtacaaaatgtATAATTTGCCATAGACCGTAATGTATCTTTAAGGATATAACTTATTTTGAAGGGAAATATCAAATGTAGATAAGAGATTCTTATTCTTTAATCTAGTACAAGTATTTCAGCCTTATTGATGGTTAATGCTGATTACTAGTTGACTGGTTCCTGTGAGTTTCCCGTAAGCAAAATGTTATAAATTGGGTTTACACTTCACGTCATAAAAATACCCAAAGTGATCATACAATAAAAGttatatgtaaaaatgtatttatttggcaAATTTTAAATGCCTACCATGAGATAGATGTTAGAATGTAGTATGGAAGGAGAGAAACATGGACCTTGTTCTTACAGAGCTCATGTGGAGTTATTCTCATTACAAGGTCGAACCAACtccctgggagaaaaaaaaaaaaaaaagtaagactgtAGTCTTTCTGGAACGAAGACACACATTTGTCTTGTGGTGCTTGATTCAGTAAGGGCTCAATAATACATGTACATGCCATTTGGAGAGATTCTTCATAGCCCGAGTGAGCTGAGGTTGCTAAAGAGCAaactactaattttttaaaaaattatttattcattcattcattcattcattcattcatgagagacacagaggcagggacacagggagagggagaaacaggatccctgtgggaacccgatgtgggacttgatcccaagacccaggaatcacgccctgagccaaaggcagacactcaaccactgagccacctgggcatcctcaagctactaatttttaaataaagagataataTTTTCCAATTAGGTTTCAGTCTGTCCAAATACTGTTTTAACTACTTTCAGTTACCTTTTTATTGTCTCAAGTGAGCCTGCTGTCCAGAAAATAATCATCATGTGTATGTGATGCTTCCaaatgtctttaaataaaaaatcaccaGGTCTGGAGGGAATTTCTGAGGTCACTTCTTCAGTaattacttcctttttctttccttaatcaTCTTTTCACCATGGACGGCTGCAGAAATGTCAAGAAGTTATTCAATATTGCCAGCAAGCTTTGCAAATAAGAGTTGTTAATATTATTAGGCAGTCAAAGACAGTGGATTTAATTTGTTTAGGTCTTATTTACCAGAAGGCTGCTAAACAAGGgttaaaaattatgtaacttgaacagaacacaatttttttctgatgtagttttattattttgaaatgattgttCACAGCACTGAAAATATAAGGTACAATCAAGTCATGAGATTGTTATGGACATTTTTTATCCGgatatcatacttaaaaaaatatttaaattcaatttagttaacatatactgtattattagttactggggtagaatttactgattcatcagttgcatgtaacatgAAGTGCTCATTATgtcacgtgccttccttaatgaCCATCACCAAATTACCTCTTCCCCCCCATTTACCTCCTTTCCAaccacccttagtttgtttcctagagattagtatctcttatggtttgcctccctctcttttgtcATCTTATttggtttttccttccttttctgtatattcatccattttgtgtcTCAAATTCCAtgtgtgagtgaaatcatatggtatttgtctttctctgacttattttacttagcataacactctctagTTCCATACATGTTATTgcaaagtttcattctttttgatagctgggtaatattccatttttatgtgTATACCACAACTTCTGTATCCAGTCACCTATCAGTGGATATCTAGGTTCTTTACACATCTTGGCtgttatggacattgctgctatagacattgaGGTGCACAttcccctttgaatcactatgtgtgtattctttggataaatacctagtaatgtaattgctgggttttggggagctctatttttaactttttgaggaatctacatactgttttgcagagtggctgccccagtttctatgcccaccaacagtgtaagagtgttgccctttctctacatccttgtcaacatctattgtttcctgagttgttaattttagccaagAATCACACTTTATTAAAAGAGTTTcaaagagactcctaactctgggaaatgaacagggggtaCTGGAATAggaggtgggggggaatggggtgactgggtgacaggcactgggggggacttgacgggatgagcatagggtgttatactatatgttggcaaatcgaactccaataaaaatatatatttttttttttgtaaagtttctTTGCCTTCATATGTGGcagatttaaatttttctcacTTGTATCAATTGCTTTCTACCTCTTTGAGAAGCAAGGAAAGAGCAATCAGACATGGAAAACTCAAGGTTGAGTTTTACGGCAAATAGTGCTCATGATTTCAAAAGAAGGGGAGATCCATTTCTGATCTACCTAGACAATACTTAGGTAATTAATACCTAAGAATTTAGAATCCACTGCTACTTTGTAGCTTTTTAGAGTATTTAGAACTTTAGGACTGATGATTCTAGCACTAGCTAATAGAAGGTCTCTGCACTATTTCTCATTTCCACTGTTAAGTCATAGATTTGGAAGATAATTGGGGACACAAGAATGTGTACAGAAAGGTGAATCTCTGAGGGCATTTGATAAAGTACTGATAGCATTTACTATTTAGGAAAGTGGTAGCAGTaccataatattattttttacctgACAACCTCTCTACCTTCAGATAAATGTGAAATTCAATAAACGAAAGATGTGGAGGGTATCATATGAATTTAACTTCATTTGCCAATTCATCAAATATCTTAAAGGCCATTTTTTCGAGAATTTCAGAGATGAGCTCCTGCATAATGATTCACTTTGATATAATGTGTTCAAAATGCCCAGAATTCACAGTTCACAAACTTGAAATTATTCAGAGACTAGACAGGCAAGACTGTAGAAAATAGTTAAGGACTCTGAACTTGAAGAAGATTCTCCCTAATTTAATTCTTTCATGTTATTTCCAAGCAAAATGTATACACAAGTTGAACTTGGCCCAGTTCATTAGTTCattaatttcataaattattGAAGACTTAcacacgttttttttttaataacagttgAAACCTAGATTTCATAAAAATGTCTGTTTTGTGAGTTCCAATGAGAATGGTGCCACACATGACACTAGTTGCTGTGCGTAGTGATTACGTGATTTGGCACTTGGCTGAAAATCACATACTCTCTTCGCCTCTTTAATTTTTGACCAAGAATCTTTTTTAACATTGAAGGCTGAATGTAAGATTATCTTTTAATAACCAGTGCTTtactggggtgcctaggtggttcagtgggttaacccaactcttgacttctcaggttgtgatttcagagTTATAACATCAAGCCTggcttcaggctccatgctcactgcttctctccctctccttctgactttCCCCCATCTATATGtactctctctaaatatataaagtgaatacatcttttaaaaatgaataaccaGTGCTTTATATTTCCTCTGCCAGGTTTGTTAAACCTTACTTTTTGTTGGTATTTGCTCTTTTCCAACTAACATTACATGTAATATTCGAGGTTCATTAATTTGCTGTAAGACGGGAAATAATGTGTTTTGATATGTCATACTTTTAAGTTACTACTGGGCTTTCCCAGTTTGTGTTTCAGAATCGGCAATATGACAAACTGTGCTTTATAGTAGTTTTCTTTGAGTCTTCAGGATGATAGTATTCTTAACCAACTGCTATCCCCCCTCCTCCACTAATTTTTACCCtctttgaaaatatgaagaaaacaggTATTTTTAATACCagtttgggaagtttttttttttaatggagggtTATCTTTTATCCACTACTTATTATCTCATCCCCTAGAAAATCATAGAATCCATAAAATTAAGCTTTCTAAGACTTTTGTACACAGTGGAAGTTTGAGCATATACTAAGGAAATAAGTTGGCTACATGTTCGGGTAAACTCAAaaacaatttatctttttttttaagtatttaatttacaGTTAGTTATCATACACATAATATTAGTTCCAGGCGTACAAAAAGTGATTCAGCACCTTTATACAATACAGGGTGCTCAATACAAGTGCACACCTTAATCCTTTTTACCTGCTTGACCCAtgcccccaccccgctcccctctggtaaccatttgtttgttctctttagttaaggatctgtttcttggtttgtctcagtcttttttttattccttttgctggctttgtttcttaaattccatatatgagtgaaatcacatggtattttcaaggacacttttttaaaagagtg from Canis lupus dingo isolate Sandy chromosome 2, ASM325472v2, whole genome shotgun sequence includes the following:
- the SHLD3 gene encoding shieldin complex subunit 3, which gives rise to MTTEVILHYRPYENDPTQLLKIAEKAIQDFPTRPLTRFIPWFLHDGSKLPLKPKRSPPVISEEAAEDVKQYLTISEHDAKSQSYDCTVDLLEFQPNLKKRKHLIRSHSLNEQTNCGNLDKQSEKGRQHKKRFWSVSLPNSNCTENIFPLSKKLQDSLKALNLHSLYRARWTIEHAICNNQTLEDIWAKLNQIIRHNELPSCNATFQRHLDQIWVFCDIMYCEYVGNLLKGRLALTGKMNLFMHKYGVIFSM